One genomic window of Desulfovibrio legallii includes the following:
- a CDS encoding efflux transporter outer membrane subunit: MSALRPARVPALVLALACITLLAGCSLAPHYERPDQTLPTQWRSVDLGSAPLHTDWWTRFNDPVLTALVDEALKNNQDLAQSLANIDSAAAQVGVATAGLMPQVSGAGGAKSASLSERSVNTGSYEAKGLTRSYTDYQGSLNASWELDFWGKLRNRRTMLGDVLMNTVIGHEAKRLSVAGETAQAYFALLTLDMQLDTARRTLKTREDAFTIYTSRYKQGDITELDWQRARAEVETARAQEHTSTVAVDKAEAALAVLLGRSPRDIMESAMVRGQAIGMLPAPPVLPAGLPSDLLERRPDIRAAEFLIMANNANIGVARAQFFPSISLTGMLGTVSSSVGSLFGGPAGVWSYGVSGSVPLLDFGNNWYNLKDAEAKKRAAIAEYRKAVQNAFADIRTSLTAQREADAIVRSMQIQVESLRRSTQIARLQYDNGYTDYLTVLDAERQLFAAELQLAEALRDRLDSVVSVCMALGGGWQDSGARPGFPVTDAETLVQEQQAKPAPAATPAAVPAAKAE; this comes from the coding sequence ATGAGCGCTCTCCGTCCCGCCCGCGTCCCGGCCTTGGTGCTGGCGCTGGCCTGCATCACGCTGTTGGCGGGCTGCTCTCTGGCGCCGCATTACGAGCGTCCGGACCAGACCCTGCCGACCCAGTGGCGCAGCGTGGACTTGGGCTCCGCCCCGCTGCATACGGATTGGTGGACCCGCTTTAACGACCCCGTGCTGACTGCCCTGGTGGATGAGGCCCTTAAAAACAATCAGGATCTTGCCCAATCCCTGGCCAACATAGATTCCGCCGCCGCCCAGGTGGGCGTGGCCACGGCCGGGCTTATGCCCCAGGTTTCGGGCGCGGGCGGGGCCAAATCCGCCAGCCTTTCGGAGCGCTCGGTCAATACCGGCTCCTATGAGGCCAAGGGCCTTACCCGCTCCTACACCGATTACCAGGGCTCGCTCAACGCCTCCTGGGAGCTGGACTTCTGGGGCAAGCTGCGCAACCGGCGCACCATGCTGGGCGACGTGCTCATGAACACGGTCATCGGGCACGAGGCCAAGCGCCTCTCCGTGGCCGGAGAAACCGCCCAGGCCTACTTCGCCCTCCTGACTTTGGACATGCAGCTGGATACGGCCCGCCGCACCCTCAAAACGCGCGAAGACGCCTTCACTATCTACACCAGCCGCTACAAGCAGGGCGACATTACCGAGCTGGACTGGCAGCGCGCCCGGGCTGAGGTGGAAACCGCCCGCGCCCAGGAGCACACCAGCACCGTGGCCGTGGATAAGGCCGAGGCCGCCTTGGCCGTGCTGCTGGGCCGCTCCCCCCGCGACATCATGGAGAGCGCCATGGTCCGCGGCCAGGCCATCGGCATGCTGCCTGCCCCGCCCGTGCTGCCGGCAGGCCTGCCTTCCGACCTGCTGGAACGCCGCCCGGACATCCGCGCCGCCGAGTTCCTGATTATGGCCAACAACGCCAATATCGGCGTGGCCCGCGCCCAGTTCTTCCCCTCCATTTCCCTTACGGGCATGCTGGGCACGGTCAGCTCCTCAGTGGGCAGCCTGTTCGGCGGTCCGGCAGGCGTCTGGAGCTACGGCGTCTCCGGCAGCGTGCCCCTGCTGGACTTCGGCAACAACTGGTACAACCTCAAAGACGCGGAAGCCAAAAAACGCGCCGCCATTGCCGAATACCGCAAGGCCGTGCAGAACGCCTTTGCGGATATCCGCACTTCCCTCACGGCCCAGCGCGAGGCCGACGCCATCGTGCGCAGCATGCAGATCCAGGTGGAAAGCCTGCGCCGCTCCACCCAGATTGCCCGCCTGCAGTACGACAACGGCTATACGGATTACCTGACCGTGCTGGACGCCGAGCGCCAGCTCTTCGCCGCCGAGCTGCAACTGGCCGAAGCCCTGCGCGACCGCCTGGACAGCGTGGTGAGCGTGTGCATGGCCCTGGGCGGCGGCTGGCAGGATTCCGGCGCGCGTCCCGGCTTCCCCGTGACGGATGCCGAGACTCTGGTGCAGGAACAACAGGCCAAGCCGGCCCCGGCCGCGACGCCCGCGGCGGTTCCGGCCGCCAAGGCGGAGTAG
- a CDS encoding carbon starvation CstA family protein has protein sequence MESLEHINALTLVFAALCVFAIAYRFYGIFIANKVLRLDGSRPTPAVRFADGHDYVKTNEFVLYGHHFAAIAAAGPLVGPVLAAQFGYLPGALWILIGCVLGGAVHDMVVLFASVRHKGQSLAAIATREVGPVTGTVAGIAVLCILILTLAGLSLACISAMHNAPWSLFIVVITMPIAMLMGLIMRYRQNSVILASVVGVALLVIGILSGHDLMKQDVLGWAFDWNRNTVAIAIAVYGFIASVLPVWFLLVPRDYLSTYLKIGTILMLTLGIIFVRPTLLMPTITPFINGGGPVIGGPVLPFIFITIACGAVSGFHAIIGTGTTPKMIASERDILFVGYGAMLTEGFVAMMALIAACTLMPGDYFAINATPAKFDALVAAHPALNTVDLGFFEEKIGLNLHARPGGAVSLAVGMAHIFHKLPFMDSLMAYWYNFAVMFEAVFILTAIDAGTRVGRFFLQEMLGKVYAPFGDKNWAPGVVITSLLFTSMWGYLVYTGNISSIWPLFGMSNQLLAACALIVSTTMLLRMNRGKLCLITAIPGVFMAAVTFWAGYLQVTGDYIPNGKYLLASLACLVMVLMIFVFVGTFRRWNELMGIKTTVKDAYGEPVRALAEE, from the coding sequence ATGGAATCGTTAGAACATATCAATGCCCTGACGCTGGTCTTTGCGGCATTGTGCGTCTTTGCCATCGCTTACCGGTTTTACGGCATTTTTATCGCCAACAAAGTGCTGCGGCTGGACGGCAGCCGCCCGACCCCGGCCGTGCGCTTTGCCGATGGGCACGACTATGTAAAAACCAATGAATTTGTGCTCTACGGGCACCATTTTGCGGCCATTGCCGCCGCCGGGCCGCTGGTGGGGCCGGTGCTGGCGGCGCAGTTCGGCTATCTGCCGGGCGCGCTCTGGATTCTTATCGGCTGCGTGCTGGGCGGGGCCGTGCACGATATGGTGGTGCTGTTCGCCTCTGTGCGGCATAAGGGCCAGAGCCTGGCGGCCATCGCCACGCGCGAGGTGGGCCCGGTAACGGGCACAGTGGCCGGCATCGCCGTGCTCTGCATTCTGATTCTGACCCTGGCGGGCCTTTCGCTGGCCTGCATCAGCGCTATGCACAACGCGCCGTGGTCGTTGTTCATCGTGGTCATCACCATGCCCATCGCCATGCTCATGGGCCTGATCATGCGCTACAGGCAGAACAGCGTCATCCTGGCCAGCGTGGTGGGCGTGGCGTTGCTGGTCATCGGCATTCTGAGCGGGCACGACCTCATGAAGCAGGACGTGCTGGGCTGGGCCTTTGACTGGAACCGCAACACCGTGGCCATTGCCATTGCCGTGTACGGCTTCATCGCCTCTGTGCTGCCGGTGTGGTTTTTGCTGGTGCCGCGCGACTACCTCTCCACCTATCTGAAAATCGGCACCATCCTCATGCTGACTCTGGGCATCATCTTTGTGCGGCCCACCCTGCTTATGCCCACCATCACGCCCTTCATCAACGGCGGCGGCCCCGTCATCGGCGGGCCTGTGCTGCCCTTTATTTTCATTACCATTGCCTGCGGGGCCGTTTCGGGCTTCCACGCCATCATCGGCACGGGCACCACGCCCAAGATGATCGCCAGCGAGCGGGACATCCTGTTTGTGGGCTACGGCGCCATGCTGACGGAAGGCTTTGTGGCCATGATGGCCCTTATTGCCGCCTGCACGCTCATGCCGGGCGACTATTTTGCCATTAACGCCACCCCGGCCAAGTTTGACGCCCTGGTGGCCGCGCACCCCGCGCTCAATACCGTGGACCTGGGCTTTTTTGAGGAAAAGATCGGCCTGAACCTGCACGCCCGCCCCGGCGGTGCCGTTTCTCTGGCCGTGGGCATGGCCCACATTTTCCACAAACTGCCGTTTATGGATAGCCTGATGGCCTACTGGTACAACTTTGCCGTCATGTTTGAGGCCGTGTTCATCCTGACCGCCATCGACGCCGGCACGCGCGTGGGCCGCTTCTTCCTGCAGGAGATGCTGGGCAAGGTCTACGCCCCCTTTGGCGACAAGAACTGGGCCCCCGGCGTGGTCATCACCAGCCTGCTCTTCACCTCCATGTGGGGCTACCTGGTCTACACCGGCAACATCAGCAGCATCTGGCCGCTCTTTGGCATGAGCAACCAGCTGCTGGCCGCCTGCGCCCTTATTGTGAGCACCACCATGCTGCTGCGCATGAACAGGGGCAAGCTCTGCCTTATTACGGCCATCCCCGGCGTGTTTATGGCCGCGGTGACCTTCTGGGCCGGCTACCTGCAGGTGACGGGCGACTACATCCCCAACGGCAAGTACCTGCTGGCCTCCCTGGCCTGCCTGGTCATGGTGCTGATGATCTTCGTTTTTGTAGGCACCTTCCGCCGCTGGAACGAGCTGATGGGCATCAAGACCACGGTGAAGGACGCCTACGGCGAACCCGTGCGCGCCCTGGCCGAGGAATAA
- the thiS gene encoding sulfur carrier protein ThiS — MDIQVNGATEPHPEGCSVAEVLAARGHDPAAVVVERNGQILPRERFAQTPLAAGDRLEIVQFVGGG, encoded by the coding sequence ATGGACATCCAGGTCAACGGCGCGACCGAGCCCCACCCGGAAGGGTGCAGCGTGGCCGAGGTGCTCGCCGCGCGCGGGCACGACCCCGCGGCCGTGGTTGTGGAGCGCAACGGGCAGATCCTGCCCCGCGAGCGCTTCGCCCAAACCCCCCTCGCGGCCGGGGACCGTCTGGAAATTGTGCAGTTCGTGGGCGGCGGTTAG
- a CDS encoding thiazole synthase, which produces MEDSFVINGVALKSRLFIGTGKYGADSLIPEVAAASGAEVITVAMRRVDRQEPADPARQGVMAHIPKGLRLLPNTSGARTAEEAVRLARLARAAGCGDWIKIEVIADTRHLLPDGYETAKATEILAKEGFTVLPYINPDIYVARACVSAGASAVMPLGAPIGTNRGLRTKEMIAILIDELDLPIIVDAGIGRPSQACEAMEMGAAACLVNTAIASAEAPVRMAAAFGAAVRAGREAWLAGPGAVRARAEGAEASSPLTGFLR; this is translated from the coding sequence ATGGAAGATTCTTTTGTCATCAACGGCGTGGCCCTCAAAAGCCGTCTCTTCATCGGCACCGGCAAATACGGGGCGGATAGCCTTATTCCTGAAGTGGCCGCCGCCAGCGGCGCGGAAGTTATCACCGTGGCCATGCGCCGGGTGGACCGCCAGGAACCCGCAGACCCGGCCCGCCAGGGCGTTATGGCCCACATTCCCAAGGGGCTGCGCCTGCTGCCCAATACCTCCGGCGCGCGCACGGCCGAAGAAGCCGTGCGCCTGGCCCGTCTGGCCCGCGCCGCCGGCTGCGGCGACTGGATCAAAATTGAAGTCATCGCCGATACCCGCCACCTGCTCCCCGATGGCTACGAAACCGCCAAGGCCACGGAAATCCTCGCCAAAGAAGGCTTTACCGTGCTGCCCTACATCAACCCGGATATCTATGTGGCCCGCGCCTGCGTCAGCGCCGGGGCCAGCGCCGTCATGCCCCTGGGCGCGCCCATCGGCACCAACCGCGGCCTGCGCACCAAGGAGATGATCGCCATCCTTATTGATGAACTGGACCTGCCCATTATCGTGGACGCGGGCATCGGCCGCCCCTCCCAGGCCTGCGAGGCTATGGAAATGGGCGCGGCCGCCTGCCTGGTCAATACGGCCATTGCCTCGGCCGAAGCCCCGGTGCGCATGGCCGCGGCCTTCGGCGCGGCTGTCAGGGCCGGGCGCGAGGCCTGGCTGGCCGGACCCGGCGCGGTGCGCGCCAGGGCTGAAGGGGCGGAGGCCTCCTCCCCGCTGACCGGCTTTTTGCGGTAG
- the thiH gene encoding 2-iminoacetate synthase ThiH, with the protein METFEEYLQQWPAERRSAGAARAAGDAVLAVLEKETLSPADFLTLLSPAAQPHLEAMARRAHALTQRYFGRAVNIFTPLYISDVCTNQCRYCGFNAKNKQPRRHLSVDEACAEACAIADRGFQHILLLTGDARKLSSPEYIAAVARRIKPRFASVGIEVYSLTTEEYALMAASGVESMTMFQETYNTELYAWLHPVGPKHDYSFRLNAPQRAAEGGIRCLGLGALLGLESFEQDAFATGLHAWWLQRRYPGVDMSVSIPRICPHEGSFEVQHAVDDRSLVQYVTALRCFLPRAGITCSSRESAFMRDHLVPLGVTRVSAGVSTAVGGRATADLHNPGQFEITDHRSLEEMMASLTGLGYQPVLKDWEHPVAV; encoded by the coding sequence ATGGAAACCTTTGAGGAATATCTGCAACAATGGCCGGCAGAGCGCCGCAGCGCGGGCGCGGCCCGCGCTGCGGGCGACGCCGTGCTGGCCGTGCTGGAGAAGGAAACCCTCTCCCCGGCCGATTTTCTGACCCTGCTTTCTCCCGCGGCTCAGCCCCATCTGGAGGCCATGGCCCGCCGCGCGCACGCCCTTACCCAGCGCTACTTCGGCCGCGCGGTCAACATCTTCACGCCCCTGTACATCTCGGACGTCTGCACCAACCAGTGCCGCTACTGCGGCTTCAACGCCAAGAACAAACAGCCCCGCCGCCACCTCAGCGTGGACGAGGCCTGCGCCGAGGCTTGCGCCATTGCAGACAGGGGCTTCCAGCACATTCTGCTGCTCACGGGGGACGCCCGCAAGCTCTCCTCGCCGGAATACATCGCCGCCGTGGCCCGGCGCATCAAGCCGCGCTTTGCCTCTGTGGGCATTGAGGTCTATTCCCTCACTACGGAGGAATACGCCCTTATGGCCGCCTCTGGCGTGGAAAGCATGACCATGTTTCAGGAGACGTATAATACGGAGCTCTACGCCTGGCTGCACCCCGTGGGCCCCAAGCACGACTATTCCTTCCGCCTCAACGCGCCCCAGCGCGCGGCCGAAGGCGGCATCCGCTGTCTGGGCTTGGGCGCGCTGCTGGGGCTGGAATCCTTTGAGCAGGACGCCTTTGCCACGGGCCTGCACGCCTGGTGGCTGCAGCGCCGCTACCCCGGCGTGGACATGAGCGTCTCCATCCCTCGCATCTGCCCCCACGAAGGCAGCTTTGAGGTGCAGCACGCCGTGGACGACCGCAGCCTGGTGCAGTACGTCACGGCCCTGCGCTGCTTCCTGCCCCGCGCGGGCATCACCTGCTCCAGCCGGGAGAGCGCCTTTATGCGCGACCACCTGGTGCCCCTGGGCGTCACCCGCGTGTCCGCCGGGGTCTCCACTGCCGTGGGCGGCCGCGCCACAGCGGACCTGCACAACCCCGGCCAGTTTGAGATCACCGACCACCGCAGCCTGGAAGAAATGATGGCCTCCCTTACGGGCCTGGGTTACCAGCCCGTGCTCAAGGATTGGGAGCATCCCGTAGCCGTCTAG
- the thiF gene encoding sulfur carrier protein ThiS adenylyltransferase ThiF has product MPNLLHQGLERYFTPEQRVRLAAARVGVAGAGGLGSNAALMLARCGLGHLLLVDHDLVEASNLNRQQYWPRHVGRPKVEALAELLRELNPDLDVRTRQERLTADNLPEMLPACPIWVEALDGPDDKSLLVEQALLSGRRVASASGMGGYGGAPMGRRTLGNLVLVGDFTTDILMAPPLAPRVTEAAALLADAVLQMLLDGEE; this is encoded by the coding sequence ATGCCCAATCTGCTGCACCAAGGCCTGGAACGCTATTTTACCCCGGAGCAGCGCGTCCGGCTTGCCGCCGCCCGCGTGGGCGTGGCCGGGGCCGGGGGCCTTGGCTCCAACGCCGCCCTCATGCTGGCCCGCTGCGGCCTGGGCCACCTGCTGCTGGTGGACCACGACCTGGTGGAGGCCTCCAACCTCAACCGCCAGCAGTACTGGCCCCGCCATGTGGGCCGCCCCAAGGTGGAGGCCCTGGCCGAACTGCTGCGCGAACTCAACCCCGATCTGGACGTCCGGACCCGGCAGGAGCGCCTGACGGCCGACAACCTGCCCGAAATGCTTCCCGCCTGCCCTATCTGGGTGGAGGCTCTGGACGGCCCGGACGACAAAAGCCTGCTGGTGGAGCAGGCTTTGCTCAGCGGCCGCCGTGTGGCCAGCGCCTCCGGCATGGGCGGCTACGGCGGCGCGCCCATGGGCCGCCGCACGCTGGGCAATCTGGTTCTGGTGGGTGACTTCACTACCGATATTCTTATGGCCCCGCCCCTGGCCCCCCGCGTAACCGAGGCCGCCGCCCTGCTGGCCGACGCCGTGCTCCAGATGCTGCTGGATGGGGAGGAGTAA
- the lepA gene encoding translation elongation factor 4: protein MPKQDHIRNFCIIAHIDHGKSTLADRILELTQVVSQREARQQYLDKMDLERERGITIKAQTVRIPYSAADGRTYELNLIDTPGHVDFNYEVSRSLAACEGALLVVDATQGVEAQTLANVYLALDHDHEIIPVLNKIDLPSSDVERVKAEIEESIGLDCSEALAVSAKTGQGVDQVLEAIVRRLPPPEGDPEAPLKALIFDSWYDSYQGVVVLFRVMDGRVRVGDVVRLMSTGKEYEVLRLGVFSPEAKDVPQLQAGEVGFMCGSIKALGDARVGDTITLAANPAATPVPGFKDVKPMVFCGLYPTDSEDYENLKAALEKLQLNDAAFTFEPETSQALGFGFRCGFLGLLHMEIIQERLEREFEVSLIATAPSVIYKVETSDGRTLEIDNPSRLPDPTKIHALYEPYVNMDIHVPNEYVGNVMKLCEEKRGIQKNLHYLAANRVIITYELPFAEIVYDFFDRLKSATKGYASMDYHPLDYRTADLVRLDILLNGDPVDALAVIVHRDRAYPYGRALALKLKRSIPRQLFQVAIQAAIGQKIIARETVSAFRKDVTAKCYGGDITRKRKLLEKQKEGKKRMKRMGNVELPQEAFLAALKVGDE, encoded by the coding sequence ATGCCCAAACAGGACCATATCCGTAATTTTTGCATCATCGCCCACATCGACCACGGCAAATCCACCCTGGCCGACCGCATCCTGGAGCTGACCCAGGTGGTCAGCCAGCGCGAGGCCCGCCAGCAGTACCTGGACAAAATGGACCTGGAGCGGGAGCGCGGCATCACCATCAAAGCCCAGACCGTGCGCATACCCTACTCTGCCGCGGACGGCCGCACCTATGAGCTCAACCTCATTGACACGCCCGGCCATGTGGACTTCAACTATGAGGTCTCGCGCTCCCTGGCGGCCTGCGAAGGCGCGCTGCTGGTGGTGGACGCCACCCAGGGCGTGGAGGCGCAGACCCTGGCCAACGTCTACCTGGCTCTGGACCACGACCACGAAATCATCCCCGTGCTGAACAAAATCGACCTGCCCAGCTCGGACGTGGAGCGCGTCAAGGCCGAGATTGAAGAAAGCATCGGGCTCGACTGCTCCGAGGCCCTGGCCGTTTCCGCCAAGACCGGGCAGGGCGTGGACCAGGTGCTGGAGGCCATTGTCCGCCGGCTGCCCCCGCCCGAAGGAGACCCAGAGGCCCCCCTCAAAGCCCTGATTTTCGATTCCTGGTACGACAGCTACCAGGGCGTGGTAGTGCTCTTCCGGGTTATGGACGGCCGCGTGCGCGTGGGCGACGTGGTGCGCCTTATGAGCACGGGCAAGGAATACGAGGTGCTGCGCCTGGGCGTATTCTCGCCCGAAGCCAAGGACGTGCCCCAGCTGCAGGCGGGCGAGGTGGGCTTTATGTGCGGCTCCATCAAGGCCCTGGGCGACGCCAGGGTGGGCGACACCATTACCCTGGCCGCAAACCCGGCCGCAACGCCCGTGCCCGGCTTCAAAGACGTGAAGCCCATGGTCTTCTGCGGGCTCTACCCCACCGATTCCGAAGACTACGAGAACCTCAAGGCCGCGCTGGAAAAGCTGCAGCTCAACGACGCCGCCTTCACCTTTGAGCCGGAGACCTCCCAGGCCCTGGGCTTCGGCTTCCGCTGCGGCTTCCTGGGCCTGCTGCATATGGAGATCATCCAGGAGCGCCTGGAGCGGGAATTTGAGGTCAGCCTCATCGCCACAGCCCCTTCGGTCATCTACAAGGTGGAAACCAGCGACGGCAGAACCCTGGAAATCGACAACCCCAGCCGCCTGCCGGACCCCACCAAAATCCACGCCCTGTATGAGCCCTATGTGAACATGGACATCCATGTGCCCAACGAATACGTGGGCAATGTGATGAAGCTCTGCGAAGAAAAGCGCGGCATTCAGAAAAACCTGCACTACCTGGCCGCCAACCGCGTCATCATCACCTACGAGCTGCCCTTTGCCGAAATTGTCTACGACTTTTTTGACCGGCTCAAATCCGCCACCAAGGGCTATGCCTCCATGGACTATCACCCCCTGGACTACCGCACCGCGGACCTGGTGCGCCTGGACATCCTGCTCAACGGCGACCCCGTGGACGCCCTGGCCGTCATTGTTCACCGCGACCGCGCCTACCCCTACGGCCGCGCCCTGGCCCTCAAGCTCAAGCGCAGCATCCCCCGCCAGCTCTTTCAGGTGGCCATTCAGGCCGCCATCGGTCAGAAAATCATTGCCCGCGAAACCGTCTCGGCCTTCCGCAAGGACGTGACCGCCAAGTGCTACGGCGGCGACATCACCCGTAAGCGCAAGCTGCTGGAAAAACAAAAAGAAGGCAAAAAGCGCATGAAGCGCATGGGCAATGTGGAGCTGCCGCAGGAGGCCTTCCTGGCGGCCCTCAAGGTGGGCGACGAATAG
- the atpE gene encoding ATP synthase F0 subunit C — MRKLLMIALNTVVLMGMASMSFAASSLDAAALGYTCLAAALGIGIAAFGCGIGMGLGLKGACEGVARNPDVSGKITGTMILAFAFIESLAIYALVISFILLYANPYA, encoded by the coding sequence ATGCGCAAACTTCTGATGATCGCCCTCAACACCGTGGTCCTGATGGGCATGGCCAGCATGTCCTTCGCCGCCAGCAGCCTTGACGCCGCCGCCCTGGGCTACACCTGCCTGGCCGCCGCCCTCGGCATCGGCATCGCCGCCTTCGGCTGCGGCATCGGCATGGGCCTGGGCCTCAAAGGCGCCTGCGAAGGCGTGGCCCGCAACCCTGACGTGAGCGGCAAAATCACCGGCACCATGATCCTGGCCTTCGCCTTCATCGAATCCCTGGCCATTTACGCCCTGGTCATCAGCTTCATCCTGCTGTACGCCAACCCCTACGCGTAG
- the atpB gene encoding F0F1 ATP synthase subunit A produces the protein MAGGLPHPVLLSTFVGLDNVTLGGQVVEFKHVFYSWVCMAILFTLAWIMRRRLTLVPGGLQNFFEALVNSLEEFIIYTMGENGRKYVGLLVGMFIYILSMNLIGLVPGFDSPTANLNTTVCMALFVLVFYNAVGLIRWKAHYIHHFTGPSKFLIPLMLPLEIVSHLSRPISLSLRLFGNLRGEEIVLILFFVMAPILGTLPTYALFLLGELMQAFVFFMLTMFYIKGALEAPEH, from the coding sequence ATGGCAGGTGGTTTGCCGCATCCGGTACTGCTCTCCACGTTTGTGGGTCTGGACAACGTCACCCTCGGCGGGCAGGTGGTGGAATTCAAGCACGTCTTCTATTCCTGGGTCTGTATGGCCATTCTTTTTACCCTGGCCTGGATCATGCGCCGCCGCCTGACCCTGGTGCCCGGCGGGCTGCAGAACTTTTTTGAAGCTCTGGTCAACAGCCTGGAGGAATTCATCATCTATACCATGGGCGAAAACGGCCGCAAATATGTGGGCCTGCTCGTGGGCATGTTCATCTACATCCTCTCCATGAACCTTATCGGCCTGGTGCCGGGCTTTGACTCGCCCACGGCCAACCTCAACACCACTGTATGTATGGCCCTTTTTGTGCTGGTGTTCTACAACGCCGTGGGCCTCATCCGCTGGAAAGCCCACTACATCCATCACTTTACCGGGCCTTCCAAGTTTCTCATTCCGCTCATGCTTCCGCTGGAAATCGTTTCGCACCTTTCCCGGCCCATCTCTCTCTCCCTCCGTCTTTTCGGCAACCTGCGGGGCGAGGAAATCGTGCTGATTCTCTTCTTTGTCATGGCGCCCATCCTGGGCACCCTGCCCACCTATGCGCTGTTCCTGCTGGGCGAGCTCATGCAGGCCTTTGTGTTCTTTATGCTGACCATGTTCTACATCAAGGGCGCTCTGGAAGCCCCCGAACACTAG
- a CDS encoding ATP synthase subunit I, with protein sequence MFHGIDAWLWRRGIDHPAVRALLRNEILLTALALLGGGLLFSVTPWVFWFGVGLAVMAWTFWCLARFFLRRGLGDYSTAFLRIVIVRWLGRLAVVAAILYAALVYGAAPPLALLGGMAAACACALISYALAARAQGPAR encoded by the coding sequence ATGTTCCACGGCATTGACGCCTGGTTATGGCGGCGCGGCATAGATCACCCGGCCGTGCGAGCCCTGTTGCGCAACGAAATTTTGCTCACGGCGCTGGCGCTGCTGGGCGGGGGGCTGCTCTTTTCCGTCACCCCCTGGGTTTTCTGGTTCGGGGTCGGGCTGGCCGTCATGGCCTGGACGTTCTGGTGCTTGGCGCGGTTTTTTCTGCGTCGCGGCCTGGGCGATTACAGCACGGCCTTTCTGCGCATCGTCATCGTGCGCTGGCTGGGGCGGCTGGCCGTGGTGGCCGCAATTCTGTATGCCGCGCTGGTGTACGGGGCCGCACCTCCCCTGGCCCTGCTGGGCGGCATGGCCGCGGCTTGTGCCTGCGCCCTGATCAGCTACGCTCTGGCCGCCCGCGCCCAGGGCCCGGCCCGCTGA
- a CDS encoding AtpZ/AtpI family protein produces the protein MWFKDFLKQQQSGLEAMANTGVIGLHLVSGPAVGFAIGYGLDRWLGTSPWCKLIFLVVGIGAGFLNVYRDTRALLRKIEAQDAARRAAVGQPPAAGATKAQGPQAKAAPKAANSKPATPKAASPAGVRQAAAEQTGVDLAAASPTDAAPTAAGPKGVRQAAAEQDGLTQRNAEGGRTAAQRQPAHAGQDEQGATDVPRH, from the coding sequence ATGTGGTTTAAGGATTTTCTCAAGCAACAGCAGAGCGGCCTGGAGGCCATGGCCAACACGGGGGTCATTGGCCTGCACCTGGTAAGCGGTCCGGCAGTGGGCTTTGCCATCGGCTACGGGCTTGACCGCTGGCTGGGCACCAGCCCCTGGTGCAAACTGATTTTTCTGGTGGTGGGCATCGGCGCGGGCTTTTTGAACGTTTACCGCGATACGCGCGCCCTGCTGCGTAAAATTGAGGCCCAGGACGCCGCGCGCCGGGCCGCTGTGGGCCAGCCCCCTGCGGCAGGGGCGACGAAAGCGCAAGGGCCCCAGGCGAAGGCGGCCCCCAAGGCTGCGAACTCCAAACCCGCGACCCCCAAGGCTGCAAGTCCGGCGGGGGTGCGCCAGGCGGCTGCGGAGCAGACAGGCGTGGACTTGGCGGCTGCGAGCCCGACGGACGCCGCCCCAACGGCTGCGGGCCCTAAGGGTGTGCGCCAGGCGGCTGCAGAGCAGGACGGCCTGACGCAGCGCAACGCGGAAGGCGGCCGCACCGCGGCGCAACGGCAACCGGCGCATGCCGGGCAGGATGAACAGGGTGCAACGGATGTTCCACGGCATTGA